A window of Panicum virgatum strain AP13 chromosome 8K, P.virgatum_v5, whole genome shotgun sequence contains these coding sequences:
- the LOC120645473 gene encoding uncharacterized protein LOC120645473 encodes MYLSARKVEHGLNYLQFSANDIADPTVRNIIHTNSDGTIRIYSSHYGKFWRRSPNWIWGDSDDTTGRDRDTVFRAHLFEGGKCALQNLGNNNYCKRLTTEGKTSCLNAAVPTITREAQLELHETVLSRRIYDVEYHLKDVKTHGLKPRTYYNKTIANNTSRPHKNTLTISYSVTTERRWDSNVSWKLGVTTTITAGVPEIADASVEISSEFSGETQSQTEQQSNEEEIEVPAAQQGDSSSGGNRGNM; translated from the coding sequence ATGTACCTCAGTGCGAGGAAGGTTGAACATGGCCTCAACTACTTGCAGTTTTCGGCGAATGACATTGCTGATCCAACGGTGAGAAACATCATTCACACAAACAGCGATGGCACCATCCGCATATACTCGAGCCACTATGGCAAGTTCTGGAGGCGCAGCCCCAACTGGATCTGGGGAGACTCCGATGACACCACCGGCAGGGATCGGGACACGGTGTTCCGAGCGCACTTGTTTGAGGGTGGCAAATGTGCACTTCAGAACCTCGGCAACAACAACTACTGCAAGAGGTTGACCACCGAAGGCAAAACGAGTTGCCTCAACGCTGCGGTTCCTACCATCACAAGGGAGGCGCAGCTAGAGCTGCACGAAACTGTCCTATCTCGAAGGATCTATGACGTTGAGTACCACCTCAAAGATGTCAAAACTCATGGCCTCAAGCCCCGCACTTATTACAATAAAACAATTGCTAACAACACAAGTAGGCCCCACAAGAATACGCTAACCATATCTTACAGTGTAACGACGGAGAGGAGATGGGATTCAAATGTCTCATGGAAGCTTGGTGTGACAACCACCATCACGGCTGGGGTTCCAGAAATCGCAGATGCATCAGTTGAGATCTCAAGTGAGTTTAGTGGAGAAACTCAATCTCAAACTGAACAGCAATCAAATGAAGAAGAAATTGAGGTGCCTGCAGCACAGCAAGGTGACAGTTCGAGTGGTGGCAACAGAGGGAATATGTGA